From one Deinococcus sp. YIM 134068 genomic stretch:
- a CDS encoding FAD-dependent oxidoreductase — translation MPVVLSESQNVCIVGGGPAGMILALLLARQGIPVTVLEAARDFDRSFRGDTLHPAIMELLAQLGLATPLLRLSHTRAHRARFITPQRTQVIADFSRLRTPYPYLTVMAQSRFLAFLAGELGRYGHVRVLMGARVEGLLEEGERVTGVRYRQDGTLHDLPAALTVGTDGRFSKVRALSGLALRRLSPGQDVLWFALPRRTDDPGGSIDLHLGGPHCIVTTDHGERWQVGYSIRKDSYRQARERGVGPIRQAVAETIPWLADRVDLLTEWAQLHLLAVEVARVRRWWRPGLLLIGDAAHPISPIGGMGINMAVQDAVAAANVLSGPLRAGRVRPRHLARVQRIRSWQIAVLQSQQVVQEREVVGIHTGDQLHVPTTLLRVLHGIPGLRRLPGYVTAYGLRPVRLHARWHVARS, via the coding sequence ATGCCCGTCGTGCTGTCTGAGTCGCAAAACGTGTGCATCGTGGGAGGTGGCCCGGCGGGGATGATCCTCGCCCTGCTCCTTGCGCGGCAGGGGATTCCGGTCACGGTCCTGGAGGCGGCCCGCGACTTCGACCGGTCCTTCCGGGGCGATACCCTCCACCCCGCCATCATGGAACTCCTCGCGCAGCTCGGCCTCGCCACGCCGCTGCTCAGGCTCTCGCACACCCGCGCCCACCGCGCCCGCTTCATCACGCCACAGCGCACGCAGGTCATCGCCGACTTCTCGCGCCTGCGGACGCCCTACCCCTACCTGACCGTGATGGCGCAGTCGCGCTTTCTGGCCTTCCTCGCGGGGGAACTGGGCCGCTACGGGCACGTGAGGGTCCTGATGGGTGCGCGGGTGGAGGGGCTATTGGAGGAGGGCGAACGGGTGACGGGCGTGCGCTACCGGCAGGACGGCACCCTGCACGACCTCCCCGCCGCGCTCACGGTGGGCACCGACGGACGCTTCTCCAAAGTCCGTGCCCTCTCCGGCCTCGCCCTGCGCCGCCTCTCGCCCGGTCAGGACGTGCTGTGGTTCGCCCTGCCGCGCCGCACGGACGATCCCGGCGGCAGCATCGACCTGCACCTCGGCGGCCCCCACTGCATCGTCACCACCGACCACGGGGAACGCTGGCAGGTGGGCTATTCCATCCGCAAGGACAGCTACCGGCAGGCGCGGGAGCGCGGCGTCGGCCCCATCCGGCAGGCAGTGGCGGAGACGATTCCCTGGCTCGCCGACCGGGTGGACCTGCTGACCGAGTGGGCGCAACTGCACCTCCTCGCCGTAGAGGTGGCGCGTGTGCGGCGCTGGTGGCGGCCCGGCCTCCTGTTGATCGGGGACGCGGCGCACCCCATCTCCCCGATTGGCGGCATGGGCATCAACATGGCCGTGCAGGACGCAGTGGCGGCGGCGAACGTGCTCTCCGGCCCCCTGCGCGCGGGGAGGGTGCGGCCCCGCCACCTCGCCCGCGTGCAGCGCATTCGCTCCTGGCAGATCGCCGTGCTTCAAAGCCAGCAGGTCGTTCAGGAGCGCGAGGTGGTGGGCATCCACACCGGGGACCAACTCCATGTTCCGACGACCCTTCTGCGGGTGCTGCACGGCATTCCCGGCTTGCGCCGATTGCCGGGGTACGTAACGGCGTATGGGCTGAGGCCGGTGCGGCTGCACGCGCGTTGGCATGTGGCCCGGAGTTGA
- a CDS encoding AAA family ATPase, with protein sequence MIGDHLQVTIGRAADYAREAGHEFVTLEHLLLALTHDPDAREALLAVGADVERLRGDLEDTLAEYEVVQDAEPDFTLGVHRVVQGAVLQLHASGKGSQAADGARVLVELLEEEDSPARAVLEAQGVTRLDVLGYVSHGAAKVVGRERERQTAGTDGGPEAEGTEAAQNPLEAYATDLTVQARAGEFDPVIGREVELERVTHILARRAKNNPVLVGEPGVGKTALAEGLAQRVADGRAPGFLRGASVYALDLGALLAGTRYRGDFEQRLKAVLAALDGQNAVLFIDELHTLVGAGATEGGSVDAANLLKPALARGRLRVLGATTPAEVRYLEKDRALWRRFQTVEVPEPSEEDALAILRGLAPGYASHHNVTYTDGALGAAVKLSARHLRDRFLPDKAIDVIDEAGAARSSTGRGGEISETDIEATVARMARVPVGAVKAEDARSLATLEADLKTRVFGQDAAVSAVSSAVKLARAGLRDPQKPQGAFLFAGPTGVGKTELARALAERLGIHLARFDMSEYQEAHTVARLIGAPPGYVGFDQGGLLTDAVARNPHAVVLLDEIEKAHPDVYNLFLQLMDHGTLTDHTGKKVDGRGLILVFTTNAGAADASRPALGFSREGRAGEEAEAVKRTFTPEFRNRLDAVIHFRPLAPSVMASVVDKFLRQLEEQLGERSVTLAVTPAARALLSRLGYDPQMGARPLARVIEERVKRPLADELLFGRLKDGGVVTVDAGEQEGTFAFL encoded by the coding sequence ATGATCGGAGACCACCTGCAAGTCACCATCGGGCGCGCGGCGGACTATGCGCGCGAGGCCGGGCACGAGTTCGTCACGCTCGAACATCTCCTCCTCGCGCTGACCCACGACCCGGACGCGCGTGAGGCCCTGCTTGCCGTCGGGGCCGACGTGGAGCGGTTGCGTGGCGATCTGGAGGACACCCTCGCCGAGTACGAGGTCGTGCAGGACGCCGAGCCGGACTTCACCCTCGGCGTTCACCGCGTCGTTCAGGGGGCCGTGCTGCAACTCCACGCGAGCGGCAAGGGAAGCCAGGCGGCGGACGGGGCGCGCGTCCTCGTGGAGCTGCTGGAGGAGGAGGACTCCCCTGCCCGCGCGGTGCTGGAGGCGCAGGGCGTGACCCGGCTCGACGTGCTCGGCTACGTCTCCCACGGCGCGGCGAAGGTCGTGGGCCGCGAGCGCGAGCGGCAGACAGCGGGGACCGACGGCGGGCCGGAGGCGGAGGGCACGGAGGCCGCCCAGAATCCCCTCGAAGCCTACGCCACCGACCTCACTGTACAGGCGAGGGCCGGGGAGTTCGACCCCGTGATCGGGCGCGAGGTGGAGCTGGAGCGCGTCACCCACATCCTCGCGCGGCGGGCGAAGAACAACCCCGTCCTCGTGGGCGAGCCGGGCGTCGGCAAAACCGCCCTTGCCGAGGGGCTGGCGCAACGGGTGGCGGATGGGCGGGCACCGGGCTTCCTGCGGGGGGCCTCCGTCTACGCCCTCGACCTCGGTGCCCTCCTCGCCGGGACACGCTACCGGGGCGACTTCGAGCAACGGCTGAAGGCCGTCCTCGCCGCATTGGACGGGCAGAACGCGGTCCTCTTCATCGACGAGTTGCATACGCTCGTCGGGGCGGGGGCGACCGAGGGCGGGAGTGTGGACGCGGCGAACCTCCTCAAACCGGCCCTCGCCCGTGGTCGGCTGCGGGTCCTGGGGGCGACGACGCCCGCCGAGGTCCGTTACCTCGAAAAGGACCGCGCCCTGTGGCGTCGTTTTCAGACGGTGGAGGTGCCCGAGCCGTCCGAGGAGGACGCCCTCGCCATCCTGCGGGGGCTGGCACCCGGCTACGCCTCACACCACAATGTGACCTATACGGACGGGGCGTTGGGGGCGGCGGTGAAACTCTCGGCCCGCCACCTGCGAGACCGTTTCCTGCCCGACAAGGCGATTGACGTGATCGACGAGGCGGGAGCCGCACGCTCCTCCACCGGGCGGGGCGGCGAGATCAGCGAGACGGACATCGAGGCCACCGTCGCCCGCATGGCCCGCGTGCCGGTCGGTGCCGTGAAGGCCGAGGACGCCCGGTCGCTCGCCACCCTCGAAGCTGATCTGAAGACGCGGGTGTTCGGGCAGGACGCCGCCGTGAGTGCGGTCTCCAGCGCCGTCAAGCTCGCGCGGGCCGGATTGCGCGACCCGCAGAAACCGCAGGGGGCCTTCCTCTTCGCCGGGCCGACGGGCGTGGGCAAGACCGAACTCGCCCGCGCGCTCGCCGAGCGGCTGGGCATCCACCTCGCCCGCTTCGACATGAGCGAGTACCAGGAGGCGCACACGGTCGCGCGGCTGATCGGTGCCCCGCCCGGCTACGTCGGCTTCGATCAGGGCGGCCTCCTCACCGACGCGGTGGCGAGGAACCCCCACGCGGTCGTCCTCCTCGACGAGATCGAGAAGGCACACCCGGACGTGTACAACCTCTTCCTGCAACTGATGGACCACGGCACCCTCACCGACCACACCGGCAAGAAGGTGGACGGGCGCGGCCTGATCCTCGTCTTCACGACGAACGCCGGGGCCGCCGACGCCTCGCGCCCTGCCCTCGGCTTCTCGCGGGAGGGCCGCGCGGGCGAGGAGGCGGAGGCCGTCAAGCGGACCTTTACGCCGGAGTTCCGCAACCGCCTTGACGCGGTGATCCACTTCCGGCCCCTCGCACCGTCAGTCATGGCGAGCGTGGTGGACAAGTTCCTGCGGCAGTTGGAGGAGCAACTGGGCGAACGCTCGGTGACGCTGGCCGTCACGCCCGCCGCCCGCGCGTTACTATCTCGCCTCGGCTACGACCCGCAGATGGGCGCGAGGCCGCTCGCCCGCGTGATCGAGGAGAGGGTGAAGCGCCCGCTCGCCGACGAGCTGCTGTTCGGGCGACTGAAGGATGGGGGCGTGGTGACGGTGGATGCGGGGGAACAGGAGGGCACATTCGCCTTCCTGTGA
- the clpS gene encoding ATP-dependent Clp protease adapter ClpS: protein MTRRDNETGGRTGTLERTETQTQRPRLYRVLLLNDDYTPMEFVVRVLTRYFRKSGHEAELIMLAVHHKGQGVAGIYTRDVAETRVAQVTAHARREGHPLMVVAEPEPGE, encoded by the coding sequence ATGACGCGCCGGGACAACGAGACGGGCGGGCGCACGGGGACGCTGGAACGCACGGAAACGCAGACGCAGCGGCCCCGGCTCTACCGCGTGCTGCTCCTGAATGACGACTACACGCCGATGGAGTTCGTGGTGCGGGTGCTGACGCGCTACTTCCGCAAGTCGGGGCACGAGGCCGAACTCATCATGCTCGCCGTCCACCACAAGGGGCAGGGCGTGGCGGGCATCTACACGCGCGACGTGGCCGAAACGCGGGTCGCCCAGGTCACGGCCCACGCCCGGCGCGAGGGCCACCCGCTGATGGTCGTCGCCGAGCCGGAGCCGGGCGAGTGA
- a CDS encoding YtxH domain-containing protein, with protein MSNREESHFPLKRLLLLGALVGAGAYYLSREQGRRALDQKLAELGLKDAAAEVSESVSKGWEKTKDAAAEAGQAIAEKATEVRDAAQQGGAQAGVDRAKQVADDVKAAVANVAGEVGDAAGDVAATAKNEAQDVKGKVGDAASDAKANAQQTVGQAQNKAQDTARDVKDTARDVKADVQQGAQQVKAEANTAASATQSNAEQAAGNMQHVTQDLRMGVQTTVSDVKADLKGAAQDARAGAQAAASDAQNAAQNVKADVNQGVQDAKRNL; from the coding sequence ATGTCCAATCGTGAGGAAAGCCACTTCCCCCTGAAACGCCTGCTGCTGCTGGGTGCGCTCGTCGGTGCGGGGGCGTACTACCTGAGCCGCGAGCAGGGCCGCCGCGCGCTCGACCAGAAGCTCGCCGAACTCGGCCTCAAGGACGCCGCCGCCGAGGTCAGCGAGAGCGTCTCGAAAGGCTGGGAGAAGACGAAGGACGCCGCCGCCGAAGCCGGGCAGGCCATCGCCGAGAAGGCGACCGAGGTCAGGGACGCCGCGCAGCAGGGCGGGGCGCAGGCCGGGGTGGACCGGGCCAAGCAGGTGGCCGACGACGTGAAGGCCGCCGTGGCAAACGTCGCGGGCGAGGTGGGGGACGCCGCCGGGGACGTGGCCGCCACCGCGAAGAATGAGGCGCAGGACGTGAAGGGCAAGGTGGGAGACGCCGCAAGTGACGCGAAGGCGAACGCTCAGCAGACCGTGGGGCAGGCACAGAACAAGGCGCAGGACACCGCGCGGGACGTGAAGGACACCGCCCGCGACGTGAAGGCCGACGTGCAGCAGGGCGCGCAGCAGGTGAAGGCGGAGGCCAACACGGCGGCCAGCGCAACTCAAAGCAATGCTGAGCAGGCGGCGGGGAACATGCAGCACGTCACCCAGGACCTGCGGATGGGCGTTCAGACCACCGTGAGCGACGTGAAGGCCGACCTCAAGGGCGCGGCGCAGGATGCCAGAGCGGGCGCGCAGGCCGCCGCGAGCGACGCGCAGAACGCGGCCCAGAACGTCAAGGCCGACGTGAATCAGGGCGTGCAGGACGCGAAGCGCAACCTCTGA
- a CDS encoding DUF1517 domain-containing protein, with amino-acid sequence MPTPTPRTLRGVLLLLATLALCLAALTLLGDAGAQSGGGFGGSSSGGGGSSGGGGSFGGGGYSGGGGYSGGGYSGGYRGPIIVGGGGYGYGGGGVGGFGLVSLLIFGLVIFTVVGFMRRSLSTGGARTLGTGGGLGSLSGTAQAVSVQLLMAEGDEVKRALQRVARTGDPDTNEGLARMLQEAALVALRHPERWVYGNVERAQGPASAADRQVGAWATEARAAFTEQTTSNYQNRDVNTGFEARTDYTFQKDTTDLYLAVTIAVAAHALASLPPAGVTTAQEARAALSAMGSVSPGDLIRAEVVWSPDAEGEFLSEDEAIQKYPQMTKL; translated from the coding sequence ATGCCCACCCCCACGCCGCGAACCCTGCGGGGCGTTCTGCTCCTCCTCGCCACGCTCGCCCTGTGCCTCGCCGCGCTGACGCTCCTCGGGGACGCTGGGGCACAGTCGGGGGGCGGCTTCGGGGGCAGCAGTTCGGGCGGTGGCGGAAGCAGCGGGGGGGGCGGCTCGTTCGGTGGGGGCGGGTATAGCGGGGGCGGGGGGTACTCGGGTGGCGGGTACTCGGGCGGCTATCGTGGCCCCATCATCGTCGGCGGCGGAGGGTACGGGTACGGCGGCGGGGGTGTGGGCGGCTTCGGGCTGGTGAGCCTCCTGATCTTCGGGCTGGTCATCTTCACCGTGGTCGGCTTCATGCGCCGCAGCCTGAGCACGGGCGGGGCGCGGACGCTGGGCACGGGCGGCGGGCTGGGCAGCCTCAGCGGCACCGCGCAGGCCGTGTCCGTCCAACTGCTGATGGCCGAGGGCGATGAGGTCAAACGTGCCCTGCAACGGGTGGCCCGCACCGGCGACCCCGACACGAACGAGGGGCTGGCTCGGATGCTTCAGGAGGCCGCCCTCGTCGCCCTGCGCCACCCGGAACGCTGGGTGTACGGCAACGTGGAACGCGCGCAGGGTCCCGCGAGCGCCGCCGACCGCCAGGTGGGAGCCTGGGCGACCGAGGCCCGTGCCGCCTTCACCGAGCAGACGACGAGCAACTACCAGAACCGGGACGTAAACACGGGCTTCGAGGCCCGCACCGACTACACCTTCCAGAAGGACACGACCGACCTCTACCTCGCCGTCACCATCGCCGTCGCCGCGCACGCCCTCGCCTCCCTGCCCCCTGCCGGGGTGACGACCGCGCAGGAGGCCCGCGCCGCCCTAAGTGCGATGGGCAGCGTGTCGCCCGGCGACCTCATCCGCGCCGAGGTCGTGTGGAGTCCCGACGCGGAGGGTGAGTTTCTGAGCGAGGACGAGGCGATTCAGAAGTATCCGCAGATGACGAAGCTGTGA
- a CDS encoding HNH endonuclease, which translates to MSRRRPESNWPPPPAEPERCGLCGRETPVLTEHHLVPKSQGRRQGVKIHELPTVPLCPACHKFLHRTFTNAELAGEYSTVDALLAHDDVRRFVVWIRKQPATKGVRVR; encoded by the coding sequence ATGTCCCGCCGCCGTCCTGAGTCCAACTGGCCCCCGCCTCCCGCCGAACCGGAGCGGTGCGGGCTGTGCGGGCGGGAGACGCCCGTGCTGACCGAACATCACCTCGTCCCCAAGTCGCAGGGACGGCGGCAGGGGGTCAAGATTCACGAGCTGCCCACCGTGCCGCTGTGTCCGGCCTGCCACAAGTTCCTGCACCGCACCTTCACGAACGCGGAACTGGCGGGCGAGTACAGCACGGTGGACGCCCTGCTCGCGCATGACGATGTGCGGCGCTTCGTCGTGTGGATTCGTAAACAGCCCGCGACGAAGGGCGTGCGGGTGCGCTGA
- the murD gene encoding UDP-N-acetylmuramoyl-L-alanine--D-glutamate ligase encodes MGVTGGRKVLLYGLGRSGRGVARFLAREGRRAEWHDAKPTDEDEALMRELSFPRGDVSGVYETVVAAPGVPIDHPDLLALMARGAEVIGEVALAARSRPDLPLVGITGTAGKGGTTVLIGHLLRAAGLNAREGGNIDPPLLDVVDEAEVAVVELSSFQLERVPGLRLPVAVITNLGVDHLDRHRTVGAYHAAKLNITAGQEAGDVLVLPVGLDVPTRATVRTFTPERITLTDGREVLPMAELPEGIHPANAAAAVLAAEALLARLGCPVDVETLAQGLRTARPVSGRFETVARIGDVRFIEDSIATRTLAVEAALTRAPTPIAWLVGGRDKGADLAPLREAARGRVARVVAFGEDGEQLARALGLPFDHLPFTPGMDGDGVMREAVDLGFAALEGRGTVLLAPIGTSFDLFRDYKARGESFARAARALAARETTGEVRA; translated from the coding sequence GTGGGCGTGACTGGGGGGCGAAAGGTGCTGCTGTACGGGCTGGGGCGAAGTGGGCGAGGGGTGGCAAGGTTTCTGGCGCGTGAGGGGCGGCGGGCCGAGTGGCACGACGCCAAACCGACGGACGAGGACGAGGCGCTGATGCGGGAGCTGAGCTTCCCGCGCGGCGATGTGAGCGGCGTATATGAGACGGTGGTGGCCGCGCCGGGCGTGCCCATCGACCACCCTGACTTGCTCGCGTTGATGGCGCGGGGCGCGGAGGTCATCGGGGAAGTGGCGCTCGCCGCGCGCTCCCGGCCCGACCTCCCCCTCGTCGGCATCACGGGCACGGCGGGCAAGGGCGGCACGACGGTCCTGATCGGGCACCTGCTCCGGGCGGCGGGCCTGAATGCGCGGGAGGGCGGCAACATCGACCCGCCCCTTCTCGACGTGGTGGACGAGGCGGAGGTCGCCGTCGTGGAGCTGTCGAGCTTCCAACTGGAGCGGGTGCCGGGTCTGCGCCTGCCTGTCGCCGTCATCACGAATCTGGGGGTGGACCACCTCGACCGTCACCGCACGGTGGGGGCGTACCACGCGGCCAAGCTGAACATCACGGCAGGGCAGGAGGCCGGGGACGTGCTGGTGCTTCCGGTGGGGCTAGACGTGCCGACGCGGGCCACGGTGCGGACCTTCACGCCGGAGCGCATCACCCTCACGGACGGGCGGGAGGTGCTGCCGATGGCCGAACTCCCCGAGGGCATCCACCCCGCCAACGCCGCCGCCGCCGTCCTCGCCGCCGAGGCGCTGCTGGCGCGCTTAGGCTGCCCGGTGGACGTGGAGACGTTAGCTCAGGGCCTCCGCACCGCCCGCCCCGTTTCAGGCCGCTTCGAGACGGTCGCCCGGATTGGCGACGTGCGCTTTATCGAGGATTCCATCGCCACCCGGACGCTCGCGGTGGAGGCGGCGCTCACCCGTGCGCCCACCCCAATCGCCTGGCTCGTCGGCGGGCGCGACAAGGGGGCCGACCTCGCCCCGCTGCGGGAGGCGGCGCGGGGGCGCGTGGCCCGCGTGGTCGCCTTCGGGGAGGACGGCGAACAGCTCGCCCGCGCGCTCGGCCTGCCCTTCGACCACCTTCCCTTCACGCCGGGGATGGACGGGGACGGGGTGATGCGGGAAGCTGTCGACCTGGGATTCGCCGCGCTGGAGGGCCGAGGCACCGTCCTCCTCGCGCCCATCGGCACCAGCTTCGACCTGTTCCG